The genomic segment TCTATAAGTAATAACCAACTCATTGAACAATTACAATTAGAAACCGACTTGGATTTAGGAGAATGTTCGGCAATTATTTTGGCAGAAGAATTAAAAGCAGATCAACTTTTAATTGATGAAAAAGCTGGGAGAAAAGTTGCTATTAGTAGAGGCTTGCCAATTATTGGTTTAGTTGGAGTGATTATCTTAGCAAAAGAGCAAGGTTTGATTGATAATGTCAAGAATATTTTAGATGATTTAATGAGTAAAGGAACAAGAATCAGCCCAAAGATTTATGATTATGCTCTGATTACAGCAAGAGAAATTTAAAACAATCTGACAATGAACCTATCCCCAAGTGACTGGCTAGAAAATATCATCTAGTTACCAGACCGATAAGCCTGACGGCATGGCTACGCTTACCGCCTACACCTGGATTTCTCACTAATGCTCAAAGCCTGTGCTTGTGCAGGGGAGCAGAGGAGCAGAGGAGCAGAGGAGAGTTCAATGTGCCAAGTTCAATCCCCTCCGCCCCTCTGCCCCTCTGCATTTCAAACTTGTGAGAAATGCGGGTCATGCATCTATACCCTCTGTACCCTTTTCAATTGGATTGGTTGAATCTATGTCTGACTCCTGATTTGATAATCGTTCAACCATCTGTATTAAAGCTAACTGCATTTCTGACGTAAATTCCAACTTACCAGAACGCAGATGTAAATCTAACTGAGCAAAAGGAATTTCAATTTTTCGTTGCTGTAATACTTCGTAAATAATGTAGTATAAATCACTTTTGAGCAAAAATTGTTTATTAGGTTCCGCAGTCCAGACTAATAACTCAAAATTTAAGGTGTTGTTGGCAAACTCTTTAAACAGTACTAGAGGCAAAGGAGTCTGCAATACATTGGGATGCTTAGAGGCAGCCTCTAACAGAGCAGATTGCACTGCTTTGGGATCTGAGCTATAGGCAACGCCAACGGGAAGATGAAGGCGAGAAATCGGGTTGCGATGGCTCCAGTTGATTACTTCTTTTTCCAAGAAGCGAGAGTTGGGTACAATGATTGAAACGTGGTCAAGAGTACGAATCTCGGTACTTCTGGCACCGATTCGCTCGACAATACCTGTATATTCCCCAACTTCCACAAAATCTCCAACCTGAATCGGACGCTCAAATACTAGTACTAAACCACTGCCAAAATTCTTAGCAATATCCTGTAAACCAAAGCCAATTCCAACGCTTAAAGCACTTGCTAAAATTGTCAAAGAGCTAATGTCAAGTCCCCAGATTTGTAACAGTACCAGTGTGCCAATAAAAATTAGACCATATTTTAAAAGTATTATAATCGCTTCTTGAGCGCCACGATTGATGACAGTAAAAGAGAGAATCCGAGAACGTAAAAAATTGGTTAACGTTCCAGCAAAGATAACTAAGCCAAACAATAAACCAACCAAAACTATTAATTCAGTAAGAGAATAAGGATTTTTTCCCAACGTCAGAATCGGTGAGGTGAAACTGGTAATTAGGATATTTGAAATTTGGTAGCTCCATTGACGAGTGAAAGGAAAGAGATTAGTGATATAAAGAATCGCACTCATCCAAAGTCCGATACGCATACTTGCCAACACTAATTTGAAAAATAATTCTAATACTTTAAGTGTTTCCGAATTAGGTATGGCATTACTAGTTGTTAAGCGAAGTGAAGCTACTCGGATAAATTGATGCTTAATCCATCCCAATAGCCAACTAAATCCTACAGTTATGAGTAAAATTGCTGCTGCGATAAAAGTTGTTTGTTGAAGATAAGTTTTAGTTCGCTCTAAATGAGCTTCCTTTAACGCTCCTTCAATTTGCTGCGCCCAAATGTTAGCCTGCTCATCGAGTGTACTACCTGGTAAAGTATCTTGTTGTGTAACTGTTAACAGATAGCGGTCATTTAATAAAATAGTCGGTAGCTGGTTGCGTTTTTCAATTTTAACTTGAATAGACTCAGAAGCGGAAATTACATTTTTTAGTTGTGAGTTGATTAAATTTGTCCGTTCTTGAGCGCTATACTGACCAGAATCGCTGATTTGAAAAAGCTGTTGTCCATCCAAAATAACTGGAGCTTTAGTTAATGCTTGAGCAACGACAGGAGTGAACCAAAAAAATAAAACAAAAGTTAGTACTGTAATGAAAATATTAAAATATTTTGATGGTAGTCGCAAAGGATGAAAATCAAACATAAAGACTCTAATCAGATATTTTACTTCAGCTAATTAATATTAACTAGATTTCCTCGAAATCAAATTATTTTTGTAATGGTTTCTATTAGCATCGCTTTTCATGGGCTAGAGACACTCAATTTGTCAGGTAGGGTAGGAGACAGGATAATAAGAGTGATCCTTTATAGCAGTTCGATGGGTAAACGAAAGAGAAAAAATCACAATCCACCCTTCCCTTGGATGGTAGAAAAAGAAAATCTGTTCATTGCTCCTACTGATAATGAAATAGTTACAGATGCAGGATGGGAGAAAATTTCATTTGAAGAAGCCAGAAAACTATTTAGTCCCGAAACTTTTCAAGAGTGGTACGAACTGTTCTTAGAAAATACAGATATCTCGGAAATACTTTCAGAATCTAACGTCGATATAGATTTAGATGATGAATCAGCAATAGATAACTTTTTACTTCGGAGTAACTGGGCACCAAAACAAGTCAATTTAGTTGTAGCGAAGGCTATCTATAAAAATCATGCCTGGGTGAGAGGATTGCTGATTTCTACACCTGATGTTGAAGAACCCTACTTTCAAAGTTATGAAATGGAGGCAATTCGTTTAGGAGTCCAATTACGGAAATACATCTTTGAGGATATTCCAGTAATTAATGACTGCAAAAATGCTGTCAGATATTTACATGCTCGATATGCCCTCATTGGCTGGCAACCAAGAAATTGTGTGACAGCAGCTCACAACCTAAAAATATCTCAAGCTACTAAGGTTTACAATGAACTTCTCTGGGATGAAGATTGGGTAGGTGAAGAAGACGAAATTTATTAGTCAAGAACAATAAACTCTACAACACTGGAAAATATACTCCCCATTACTGATGACTGGATAATAATAATAGAGTTACTGGGAAATAAGACCAGAAATCTTTGAAGAGCTTAACAGCGATGGCGTAACCATCATGAGCCAGTGGCGAAGTGGCGATCGCTCTAGTAATAACGTAGCGTGGGTACGGACTAGAGGCTCTTTCAAGCGATTTATGGACGGATGCTTGGAGCGGGATAAAGCACTTTTTTATTCCCCTAGACTAAGGCAACCGCCTGAGCAACTTTTGTAAACTATCTTTACACCAAGTCAAAGTTATAGTTGTATATGTGCCTATAATAAGTTACGGCTAACTATAACTGAAAGTTAGCACCCTGTAAATGGTTATCGCTTGGATTACGCATCAAAGGCGATACCAAAGACAAGCAAAATTTATCGGCAGCGCAATAGTTTCTATTCCGTTGCCAACATGCACTTCTTTGCGATCGCATGTTGGAAAAGGAGTGAGCAGGGGGGCAGAGGAGCAGAGGAGATGGAGAAAGAACCTATTAAAAGTCATAAAGACTTGAAAGTTTATCAAATGGCTTTCGATGCCGCCATGAAAATCTTTGAACTCTCCAAAAAGTTTCCTGTTGAAGAACTTTATTCATTAACAGATCAGATTCGCCGCTCGTCCCGTTCTGTGTGTGCAAATATGGAAGAGGCTTGGCGAAAACGTCGTTATGAGGCAGCTTTTATAGCGAAACTGAATGATTGCGAGTCCGAAGCTGCTGAAACTCAGACTTGGATTGAGTTCGCTGTTAAATGTAACTATCTCTCTGTCGAATCAGGTAGAGAACTATATGGAAGTTACAACCAAATCTTAGGTGGTCTGGTGAATATGATTGCCAATCCAACGCCTTGGTTAATGAAGCGTTAGCATTTTTTCTTTCCCCATCTCCTCTGCTCCTCTGCTCCTCTGCGGTTGGTAGAACCATTTTTCATTGCAGTAATATTTGTCACTGTAACCATAAGTTTGCCGCTTTTGAAAGCATAACCTTGCCGCAGGGCAAGCGCAAAGGCTTGATTTAACGTTCCGTGATCGCAGTCAAAGTATTTGGTTTTGAAACCAAAAAGTTGCCGAAAGTCTAAAAATCAAGCATAAACGTGCCGAAAGTTCAGGGATTATGCACCCTCAAATACTTGAATTAGCAAGATTGTCTCTTAAAAACCCCAAAAATTCAAGCTGTCGTAAGTCCGCTTGAAACCATAAACGTGCCACCCCGGCAAACTTATGGTTACAGTCACACACTTAGTCTGCGAACCCACAGCAGTAATATTAATCGTAGTTTTTATTGGATAAAAGATAAGGGTATCTTATTTTGTCTTCAACCCCGCGATCGGGTATTGTCACTGAAAGCATAAGATGAGCAAGTTGCTCGCTTTATGGTTTCAAAGCAGGTTGCTCAATTTATTCTTACAAAAGTAGAGGTAGTGAACTCAAACAGAAAGTAGCTCTGTTGCTCGATTTCGGTTTTCATCGCAGCTATACCTAACCAAAGTTTTAATGTTGGGCATGAAGATATTTGCTCACGTTAGGGTTACAAAACAAAACCTTTGCTCATGTTATGGTTTCAAAACCTGTTTTCGATAAATAATTTCCGACGTAGTATAAAGGCTTTGGGCTACGTAATTGCTCAACTTATTTTTACGTGGACTTGCACCCAACCACGAAAAATCAATGCTTTGAGAGACTAGAATTGTTAATTGTTGAACTTTTTTATATGCTTACAAGAGAATTACTGCATCATTTCTATCAAAATATTTTGAGCGCTACGTTCAGGCTCATTTTTATTAGGGTAAAGTTGGATGTAAGAGCCATCTGGCTGTAACTCCCAAGCTTGGCGATTATCTGCTAGCATTATTTTGAGAATTTTTTGTAAATTCTGCACAATATCATCATCTTCAACTGGTACAACTACTTCCACTCGATGATCTAGGTTACGGGTCATCCAATCGGCACTGCCAATATATACTTCATTTTGTCCGTTATTATGAAAGTTAAATATCCGAGAGTGTTCTAAAAAACGACCAATAATGCTGATAACACGGATATTTTCGCTAACTTTTGGAACTCCAGGACGCAAACAACAAATACCCCGCACAATTAGGTCAATTTGTACTCCAGCAAGAGATGCTTTGTATAAAGTGGCAATAATTTGGGGGTCAACCAAAGCATTCATCTTAGCGATGATATGACCTTGATTACCGTTTTTGCAGTGTTCGATTTCTCGCTGGATTAGGGCAGTAATGCGATCACGCATATTAATAGGTGATACCAGCAACTTGCGGTAAGAATCCTTACAAGAATAACCAGTCAAATAATTAAATAAATCAGTTAAATCTGCCCCTAAGTCTTCTCGACAACTAATTAGTCCTAAATCTGTATATAAATTTGCTGTTTTGGAATTATAATTTCCAGTCCCAATATGGAAATAACGACGAATA from the Nostoc sp. C052 genome contains:
- a CDS encoding DUF3368 domain-containing protein, producing the protein MIVVSDTTPLSELSKVGRLDLLQAVFGRVIIPQQVYAELTTGDHPAVLAVKSALWLEVISISNNQLIEQLQLETDLDLGECSAIILAEELKADQLLIDEKAGRKVAISRGLPIIGLVGVIILAKEQGLIDNVKNILDDLMSKGTRISPKIYDYALITAREI
- a CDS encoding mechanosensitive ion channel family protein yields the protein MFDFHPLRLPSKYFNIFITVLTFVLFFWFTPVVAQALTKAPVILDGQQLFQISDSGQYSAQERTNLINSQLKNVISASESIQVKIEKRNQLPTILLNDRYLLTVTQQDTLPGSTLDEQANIWAQQIEGALKEAHLERTKTYLQQTTFIAAAILLITVGFSWLLGWIKHQFIRVASLRLTTSNAIPNSETLKVLELFFKLVLASMRIGLWMSAILYITNLFPFTRQWSYQISNILITSFTSPILTLGKNPYSLTELIVLVGLLFGLVIFAGTLTNFLRSRILSFTVINRGAQEAIIILLKYGLIFIGTLVLLQIWGLDISSLTILASALSVGIGFGLQDIAKNFGSGLVLVFERPIQVGDFVEVGEYTGIVERIGARSTEIRTLDHVSIIVPNSRFLEKEVINWSHRNPISRLHLPVGVAYSSDPKAVQSALLEAASKHPNVLQTPLPLVLFKEFANNTLNFELLVWTAEPNKQFLLKSDLYYIIYEVLQQRKIEIPFAQLDLHLRSGKLEFTSEMQLALIQMVERLSNQESDIDSTNPIEKGTEGIDA
- a CDS encoding four helix bundle protein; translated protein: MEKEPIKSHKDLKVYQMAFDAAMKIFELSKKFPVEELYSLTDQIRRSSRSVCANMEEAWRKRRYEAAFIAKLNDCESEAAETQTWIEFAVKCNYLSVESGRELYGSYNQILGGLVNMIANPTPWLMKR